CCTTTAGCAAGACAACTTGCTTGAATAACTAACCGTGACGCTTCTGGTATCGTCATAAAATAACGGACCATATCAGGATGTGTCACTGTAACCGGTCCACCCTTTTCAATCTGCTTTTTAAATAGTGGAATAACACTTCCGTTACTTCCTAATACGTTACCGAAACGCACAACGGTAAAAATCGTCTCACTTGATTGATTTAAATCATGTATAACCATTTCAGCTAAACGTTTCGAAGCACCCATCACGCTTGTTGGATTAACCGCTTTATCTGTTGAAACCATGACGAAATTTTTAACCCTAGTTTTATGGGCAGCAGTTGCAACATTCAATGAGCCGATCGTATTGTTTTTAATCGCTTCTTCCGGATTACGTTCCATTAAAGGCACGTGTTTATGTGCTGCAGCATGGTAAACGACTTCTGGCGCATGATTATCAAATACAGCTAATAGCTTCTTTTCATCTTGTATATCTGCAATCTCTGTTACTATCGATGTCATGGAATGACTCATGATTTCCTTCAATTCCATTTCGATATTATAAATACTGTTTTCCCCATGTCCTAGTAGAACTAATTTCTTCGGAGCATGATTAATAATTTGTCGGCATAATTCTGAGCCGATTGAACCACCAGCACCTGTCACAAGAACGTTTTTACCTGTAATTGTATCTCCAATTAACTCATTATCCAACTCTACTGTTTCTCGCCCTAATAAGTCCTCAACAGAGACATTTTTGAATTGCTTAACGGACACCTTCCCAGTAACTAAATCTTCAATCATTGGTAGAATTTGCGTTTTAACTTTTACTGTTGAGCATAATTGGTAGATCTGCTGAAGCTTATGACGTTTAAGTGATGGAATAGCAATTATGATATTTTCTATTTTCATTTTTTCTACGACGTTAGGTATATCTGCCGTTGAGCCTGCTACAGGCAATGCATAAATATCAAGTTTTTGTTTGTTGGCATCGTCGTCAATAAAGGCTACAGGGCGTAAATCGGCACTTGGATTTTGTAAAAGCTGACGAGCAACCATCGTACCTGCTGATCCAGCTCCTACAATCAATGTACGTTTCTTAGTGAGGTCCATACGCTTGTGATCTTGTTTCCTCATACGCCACCAAAACCTTGCACCACCAATTAATACGACCATCAATAACCATGTAATAAATAAAATTCTGTATTGTATGTGGTCAAAAATAAGAAATTGAATAAAGCCATTAAATACAATGGAAAAAGTAAGTGTCTTTAAAATTACTTTAAGTTCACCAACACTTGCATATTCCCATGCTTTTTTATTCATTTTGTATAAAAATGAGAACATATGATAACTTAAGAGGATTATCGTACAAGAAAGCCAAAAATTGACATTAAAATAAATCTGCGGCTCATTAATAATGATGAAACTTGAAAAGAATGCTGTAAGAATAAATAATGTATCCATTGCAATAAACAAGCTTGTTCTTTTGTGAATACTCATTAATGATCCCCCTCTCAGTTCTCAATAAAGTACATTTATTTCTTTTGTAAATGACGTTTAGCGTGTCACTTAACAAAATTTAATATAGAAAATAATATCTAATATGTATAATTTAATTAAATGAACAAAAAGAAGACGTACAAACGCCTTCTTTTCGCATTTAAATGGGCATCTAACCCATCCTCACTCCATACCAGCGACGATAAACGTCTAAGGTTATTTTAATGAAACCCACAGCATGGCCGAGTACCTCTGTTGATAAAGGAAGAGAGATATTTCCTGTATTCTTAATAACGAACAACAAGGGCAAAAAAATTAGCTTCGTCTAAATAAATTTGCCAACGAATAGCTTTTTTCACTCTTAAATAAATTTAATAATGAATAATTCTTATCATTAAATATAAGACCAATAAGATTGACATTATAACTCTCTAACAACTTCTTAGCTTCATTAATAAGCGAGACATCTGTTTTACTTTTCCTTGTAACAAGAACCGTGGCATCACATTTATTAGTGATAACTCGTGCTACCTGACTTATAAGAACAGATTGAGTGTCTACTAGAATGTAGTCATATTTCTTTTTAGCTTCATTAAATATACGGTCCATGTCTGCTGATTGAACCAATTCAACTAACTGCTTCGACAAAGGGCCGGCTGCAAGCACATCCAGCCCTTTGTATTCGGTAACATTGATGACATCTCTCAGCTTTTTTTGTCCAATAAGAACATTACTCAGCCCTATTTCCAGAGGAACATCAAACTGTTTACTAATTTCAGGTTTTGCAAAATTCGCATCTATTAACAACACTTTTTTACCCTCTTGAGCTAACGTTAACGCTAAGTGACTGATAATCGTTGTTTTACCCTCTTTTTCTTGAGGTGACGTAATTGCAATAGAATTGTAATTCCCTTTAAACGAAGCAAACTCAATATTAGATTTGATTCGGTGAAATTCTTCATTTAACACAGAACCTGTTTTGTTAAAAAATAAAGAGTAATGCTTTTTATTCTTTAAACTAAACAATCGTTTCACCTCTTAAGTCTGTATTACTGCTGTCTGCCGTATTTTGCCTTCTAGTTGTATACGACATTTTCGAGACGCTACCGATGACAGGGAGTTCAGTAGTGCTCTCAAGTTCTCTCTCTGATCTTAACTTATTGTCGACGCCATTTAGCAGCAGCGCTAAACCAACGCCAATAATTGCCCCCAATAATAGACTGAAATAGACAAGATTGTAACCTGGTGTGTAGATTGGTGTTTCACTTTCAGCAAGAGTAGCTTCTGAAAGAATACCTATGTCTGAGTATCCTAGTCTTTCCTCTACAACATCAGGAAAAATAGAGGCTAATGTGTTCGCAATTGAAACAGCATTTTCAGGAGAGCTATCTTCAACACTAATTTGAACAATTTGTGAGCCTTCAATATCTTGAGCTGTAATTTGTTGACCAAGCTGATTAGCTGTTTTCCCTAAATCTAACTCGTTCGATACTTCTTCAAGTACAACTCTCTCTTTAACAAAGACTTTAATGGTGTTCATGTTAGCACGTTCCTCAGATATGATTATTGAAGATGACGCTTCATAAATCGGTACCGAAGGATTTGATAGCGTGTAAAACAGGCCTGCCCCTCCTATAACCAAAGTCATTAGCACAATTAACCAGACTCGCCTCTTTAGAGCAATGAAAATGTTCTTAATTTGCAGTTCGTTCGTTTTAATAGACATACTTATCCCCTGCCTCTCTCAGTGTGGTTGTGCTTCTTTAAGAACAAAAACATTAAAATCTTGCCTGTTTCCCTAATGATAATTCTTAATAACGAACAAGTCAATAGAAAATGTGAAAAAGTTTGGATAATTCTATTTTATGTACAATGTCCTATCCATTACTTTTATAAGATAGAACCATTTTGCCACTTTAAATCATTAAATTTTCATTTCTCCTTTAAGGGCTTGAATAAGATTAAATCATTTGTAGGGTGAGCTACGTAATTGTAAACTAGTTCTTTTAATCACATTATTATGAGAAAAAAA
The genomic region above belongs to Bacillus sp. A301a_S52 and contains:
- a CDS encoding polysaccharide biosynthesis protein — encoded protein: MSIHKRTSLFIAMDTLFILTAFFSSFIIINEPQIYFNVNFWLSCTIILLSYHMFSFLYKMNKKAWEYASVGELKVILKTLTFSIVFNGFIQFLIFDHIQYRILFITWLLMVVLIGGARFWWRMRKQDHKRMDLTKKRTLIVGAGSAGTMVARQLLQNPSADLRPVAFIDDDANKQKLDIYALPVAGSTADIPNVVEKMKIENIIIAIPSLKRHKLQQIYQLCSTVKVKTQILPMIEDLVTGKVSVKQFKNVSVEDLLGRETVELDNELIGDTITGKNVLVTGAGGSIGSELCRQIINHAPKKLVLLGHGENSIYNIEMELKEIMSHSMTSIVTEIADIQDEKKLLAVFDNHAPEVVYHAAAHKHVPLMERNPEEAIKNNTIGSLNVATAAHKTRVKNFVMVSTDKAVNPTSVMGASKRLAEMVIHDLNQSSETIFTVVRFGNVLGSNGSVIPLFKKQIEKGGPVTVTHPDMVRYFMTIPEASRLVIQASCLAKGGETFVLDMGEPVKIVDLAKNLISLSGHSEEEIGIEFTGIRPGEKLYEELLNKDEIHDEQIFPKIYLGKCTVTDIHKVEKLLASYSLMDKKTLRAKVLELTNGPKHVGDPLALHEELHLTAK
- a CDS encoding CpsD/CapB family tyrosine-protein kinase; translated protein: MFSLKNKKHYSLFFNKTGSVLNEEFHRIKSNIEFASFKGNYNSIAITSPQEKEGKTTIISHLALTLAQEGKKVLLIDANFAKPEISKQFDVPLEIGLSNVLIGQKKLRDVINVTEYKGLDVLAAGPLSKQLVELVQSADMDRIFNEAKKKYDYILVDTQSVLISQVARVITNKCDATVLVTRKSKTDVSLINEAKKLLESYNVNLIGLIFNDKNYSLLNLFKSEKSYSLANLFRRS